Proteins from a genomic interval of Tenacibaculum sp. SZ-18:
- a CDS encoding alpha/beta hydrolase family protein: MIKLTNRLLFLILIVTMNRCNKSVEQKNTTSTQEKTESIDSIKTENVTFESEGIKLAGTIYSPNHPHSAVVIVHGSDQVPRMTKFAEFLAKNDILVFTYDKRGVGESGGVYAGPEVGTNNISVENIILLAKDASSAINFIHSKEKDLPIGLIGASQAGWIIPIVANENPLVEFMVLMSSPTITTLEQLRFQFYTNGRTDFWDNHTESDAREHIKNDPDRFQFEATDPKEVLRKLSIPGLWVFGEKDIQIPVKMCIKHLNDLKLANKPFEYVLFPSLGHNTNKTEPIKISVNWIKQKSLEIKNNK, from the coding sequence ATGATTAAATTAACAAATCGACTTTTATTTTTAATCCTAATTGTAACTATGAACCGTTGCAATAAATCAGTCGAACAAAAAAATACGACATCTACTCAAGAAAAAACGGAATCGATTGATTCTATAAAAACAGAAAATGTAACTTTTGAAAGTGAAGGGATTAAATTGGCGGGTACAATTTATAGTCCTAATCATCCACACTCAGCAGTCGTCATTGTTCACGGTTCTGACCAAGTACCTCGAATGACAAAGTTTGCCGAATTTTTAGCTAAGAACGATATTTTAGTATTTACCTATGATAAACGTGGGGTTGGAGAATCTGGTGGAGTGTATGCAGGACCAGAAGTAGGAACGAATAATATTAGCGTTGAAAATATAATTCTATTAGCAAAAGATGCAAGTTCCGCTATTAATTTCATTCATAGTAAAGAAAAAGATTTACCCATTGGTCTAATAGGTGCGAGTCAAGCAGGTTGGATAATTCCTATTGTCGCAAATGAAAATCCATTAGTAGAATTTATGGTTTTAATGAGTAGTCCCACAATAACTACACTTGAACAATTGAGATTTCAATTTTACACAAATGGGAGAACCGATTTTTGGGATAATCATACAGAAAGTGACGCACGTGAACATATTAAAAACGACCCCGATAGATTTCAATTTGAAGCTACTGACCCAAAAGAGGTTCTAAGAAAATTATCAATTCCGGGGCTTTGGGTATTTGGAGAAAAAGATATACAAATTCCTGTAAAAATGTGTATCAAGCATCTCAACGATTTAAAATTAGCGAACAAACCATTTGAGTATGTTCTGTTTCCATCATTAGGACATAATACTAACAAGACAGAACCAATAAAAATTTCTGTTAATTGGATAAAACAAAAGTCATTGGAAATTAAGAATAACAAATAG
- a CDS encoding nitrilase-related carbon-nitrogen hydrolase, producing the protein MKALRKVIFVSILFLFLLFSNGQYAVFFAIWIATPMLLFAVRKLKRWQGFLFAFLTLGISYYIGFDVLPFLPVAISIVISVIFSVFASLPYLIDSFFPKKRGSFLSTLILPCSAVLLEYAYHLINQYGNWGHFAYSQQSQHLLLQSISVFGMGYITFLISWFASVSNWVYEQRNNGGNIKKGVLTYSLVLGLTMMYGGYRVTFQKSNSETVRVASISALDSLKVFVDIQGLNNKETEDDVKIETRRNASKLNQNLFDRSIAQAQAGAKIVFWAEGNAVILKGDENELYEKASEIALEQNIYLGLGVAVVDPTNSKFLENKFVVFDQSGNKVIDYWKGISVPGGEAEVSNNKATGIQKAITPYGTIAGAICFDLDFPDYLKQAKGSDILLAPSNDWKEIDPIHTDMAKFRAIEQGFNLIRQTSFGLSAGTDYTGKIISEMDHFTDNDKTLITQLPTKGVRTIYSMIGDSFIVFCLLLFVLTGIILKKRETVSLKTSHFL; encoded by the coding sequence ATGAAAGCTCTTAGAAAAGTAATCTTCGTATCCATTTTATTTTTATTTCTTTTATTTTCGAACGGTCAATATGCTGTCTTTTTTGCCATTTGGATTGCCACACCCATGCTTCTTTTTGCTGTTCGAAAATTAAAAAGATGGCAAGGCTTCTTATTTGCGTTTTTAACCTTAGGGATAAGCTATTATATAGGTTTTGATGTCTTGCCATTCTTACCCGTTGCTATATCAATTGTTATCAGTGTAATTTTTAGTGTATTTGCCTCTTTACCCTACTTAATTGATTCTTTTTTTCCAAAAAAGAGAGGTTCATTTCTGAGTACATTAATACTTCCCTGTTCTGCAGTTTTATTAGAATATGCTTATCACCTGATTAATCAATATGGTAATTGGGGTCATTTCGCCTATTCGCAACAATCACAGCATCTTTTGCTTCAATCTATTTCCGTTTTTGGAATGGGTTACATCACTTTTTTAATTAGTTGGTTTGCCTCGGTTAGTAATTGGGTTTATGAACAGCGAAACAACGGGGGAAATATAAAAAAGGGAGTACTTACTTATAGTCTTGTTTTGGGCTTGACAATGATGTATGGCGGCTATCGCGTAACATTTCAGAAATCTAATTCCGAAACTGTTCGGGTAGCTTCTATTTCTGCATTGGATAGTCTTAAAGTCTTTGTCGATATTCAAGGATTGAATAATAAAGAAACTGAAGATGATGTGAAGATTGAAACCCGGAGAAATGCTTCGAAACTAAATCAAAATTTATTTGACAGAAGTATCGCACAAGCCCAGGCTGGAGCTAAAATAGTTTTTTGGGCAGAAGGCAATGCAGTCATATTAAAAGGAGATGAAAATGAACTCTATGAAAAAGCTAGTGAAATAGCTTTGGAACAAAATATCTATTTAGGTTTGGGAGTAGCGGTAGTGGACCCGACTAATAGCAAATTCCTTGAAAATAAATTTGTTGTATTTGACCAGTCTGGCAATAAAGTGATTGATTACTGGAAAGGTATCTCGGTTCCAGGTGGCGAAGCTGAAGTCAGTAATAATAAGGCTACTGGAATTCAAAAGGCAATAACACCGTATGGAACAATTGCAGGAGCCATATGTTTTGATTTAGATTTCCCTGATTATCTGAAACAAGCAAAGGGTTCTGATATTCTTTTGGCACCAAGCAATGATTGGAAAGAAATTGACCCAATTCATACAGATATGGCAAAATTCAGAGCGATTGAACAAGGATTTAATTTGATTCGTCAAACCAGCTTCGGTTTATCTGCAGGAACTGATTATACAGGAAAAATAATTAGTGAAATGGATCATTTTACCGATAATGATAAAACACTAATAACACAACTACCAACAAAAGGAGTTCGTACTATATATTCTATGATTGGAGATAGTTTCATTGTTTTTTGTTTACTCCTATTTGTTTTGACAGGTATAATCCTTAAAAAACGGGAAACAGTTAGTTTAAAAACCAGTCACTTTCTTTAA
- a CDS encoding transposase has product MYKNDKVIRRYSEPFKLKILDELTTGKLNKYQLGKAYGIAPTTINEWIKKYNRKDLMNTRITVKTKDEITRIKQLQKEIEQLKKTLVKKRLGCYDSRFIP; this is encoded by the coding sequence ATGTATAAAAACGACAAAGTCATCAGACGTTATTCAGAACCTTTTAAATTGAAAATTTTAGACGAACTTACAACCGGAAAATTAAACAAGTATCAATTAGGTAAGGCATATGGTATTGCTCCAACTACCATTAATGAATGGATTAAAAAGTATAACCGTAAAGACCTTATGAATACCAGAATAACCGTGAAAACTAAGGATGAAATAACCAGAATTAAACAACTTCAAAAAGAGATTGAACAACTAAAAAAAACTCTTGTTAAAAAAAGACTTGGATGCTATGATTCAAGATTCATACCTTGA
- a CDS encoding IS3 family transposase: MTTITNCFGLKRDAYYKYKHRADKRLKLEQQIIQIVKQKRKSLPREGVRKLKISLKNDFDNANIKVGRDMLFNVLRKHNMLTTRKKPSYRTTNSFHRFYKYKNIIKDVLVDRPNQVWVSDITYIRTVKGFCYLALITDLYSRKIIGYDLSDSLELSGCVRALKKALYQAKNTDELIHHSDRGIQYCSNLYTQILKGKNIKISMTEDNHCYENAVAERVNGILKDEFYLDQTFDNVIHAKRAAKNAINLYNQIRLHVSLDYKTPNMVYKLTA, encoded by the coding sequence TTGACAACTATAACTAACTGTTTCGGACTTAAACGTGATGCATATTACAAATATAAACACAGAGCTGATAAACGTTTAAAGCTAGAACAACAGATTATTCAAATTGTTAAGCAAAAACGCAAATCCTTACCAAGAGAAGGTGTGCGTAAACTCAAAATATCCTTGAAAAACGATTTTGATAATGCAAATATTAAAGTAGGAAGAGACATGCTATTCAATGTGCTTAGAAAACACAATATGCTCACAACCAGAAAGAAACCTAGTTATAGAACTACCAATTCTTTTCATAGATTCTATAAATACAAAAACATTATAAAAGATGTGCTTGTTGATAGACCTAACCAGGTATGGGTAAGTGATATCACATACATCAGAACTGTAAAGGGATTTTGTTATTTAGCCCTTATAACCGACTTGTATTCTAGAAAAATAATAGGGTATGATCTCAGTGATAGCTTAGAGCTTAGCGGCTGTGTAAGAGCATTAAAAAAAGCATTATATCAAGCTAAAAATACGGATGAACTCATACATCACTCCGATAGAGGAATACAATATTGCAGTAATCTATACACACAAATTTTAAAAGGAAAGAACATTAAAATTAGCATGACAGAAGATAATCATTGTTATGAAAATGCTGTCGCTGAAAGGGTAAATGGTATATTAAAAGATGAGTTTTACTTAGATCAAACCTTTGATAATGTGATACATGCAAAAAGAGCTGCAAAAAATGCAATCAATCTATACAACCAAATAAGATTACACGTATCTTTAGACTATAAAACACCAAATATGGTATACAAATTAACAGCCTAA
- a CDS encoding ATP-binding protein produces MNENTIDSLRNALKHSPNNIPLRQLLADTLLTLNRLDEAETEFSTLLKISNDSKAKLGLARVFFKKRSYSACNVILEEVIEKGTNDISVYTLYAKGLLKEHSVAKAIDTYKKALEIDPKYYDEELDNQLRQKGSNEISEEEEEIDSRFLLKPNINFSDVGGMETVKKEIELKIIKPLLHPELYQAYGKKVGGGILLYGPPGCGKTFIAKATAGQVNAKFISVGLNDILDMWIGNSEKNLHEIFELARNNTPCVLFIDEIDALGASRSDMKQSSGRHLINHFLQELDGIESANEGVLIIGATNTPWNLDSAFRRPGRFDRIVFVPPPDVTTRESILNLKLNNKPTGIIDLHSISKKAANYSGADIDAIIDIAIEQKLESSFSDGIPRPLETRDLLNALKKHKPSTQEWFSTAKNFAMFANDSGLYDEILTYLKIKK; encoded by the coding sequence ATGAACGAGAATACAATAGACAGTTTACGGAATGCTTTAAAGCATTCGCCTAATAACATCCCTTTAAGACAATTACTAGCTGACACTTTATTGACTTTGAACAGACTTGATGAAGCTGAAACTGAATTTTCAACACTTCTTAAAATATCAAATGATAGTAAAGCTAAACTTGGACTGGCTAGAGTGTTTTTCAAAAAAAGAAGTTATTCTGCCTGCAATGTTATTCTAGAAGAAGTAATAGAAAAAGGGACAAACGACATAAGTGTTTACACACTTTACGCTAAAGGACTCTTAAAAGAACATTCGGTAGCAAAAGCAATAGATACTTATAAAAAAGCATTAGAAATAGACCCGAAATATTATGATGAAGAACTTGACAATCAGTTACGTCAGAAAGGAAGTAATGAAATTTCAGAAGAGGAAGAAGAAATTGATAGTCGTTTTTTGCTAAAACCCAATATCAATTTCAGTGATGTTGGTGGTATGGAAACAGTTAAGAAAGAAATTGAACTTAAAATTATAAAACCACTACTTCACCCTGAACTTTACCAAGCATACGGTAAAAAAGTAGGTGGTGGTATTTTGCTTTATGGCCCACCAGGTTGCGGCAAAACATTTATTGCGAAAGCGACAGCCGGACAAGTAAATGCAAAGTTTATAAGTGTTGGCTTAAACGACATTTTGGATATGTGGATTGGTAACAGTGAAAAAAATCTGCATGAAATATTTGAACTAGCAAGAAACAATACGCCATGTGTTTTATTCATAGACGAAATTGACGCTTTGGGTGCAAGTAGAAGCGACATGAAACAATCAAGTGGAAGACATTTAATCAACCATTTTCTTCAAGAACTTGACGGAATTGAAAGTGCAAATGAAGGTGTCTTAATAATTGGAGCAACGAATACGCCTTGGAATCTTGACTCTGCATTTAGACGCCCAGGAAGATTTGACAGAATTGTATTTGTTCCGCCACCTGACGTAACAACAAGAGAGTCAATTCTAAACTTAAAACTGAACAACAAACCAACTGGAATTATTGATTTACATAGCATTTCGAAGAAAGCTGCTAATTATTCAGGAGCAGACATAGACGCAATTATTGACATTGCAATAGAACAAAAGCTCGAATCTTCATTTAGCGATGGTATTCCAAGACCACTTGAAACACGTGATTTGTTAAATGCATTAAAAAAACACAAACCAAGTACGCAAGAATGGTTTTCAACAGCTAAGAACTTTGCAATGTTTGCAAATGATTCAGGACTTTATGACGAAATTTTAACTTACTTGAAAATTAAGAAATAG
- a CDS encoding Yip1 family protein has product MKEEKRLSKVEILIQQKKFGEAEKLLSELLTEDSNNIRFLTLLAEVYLQQDKFDNANSIIENSIGLSPDTPHLFYIKSRVAIQQDKISEAEKNINQAIELDPYDADYFALLANIKLGRKQFEEALDTANRALEIDSENLLALNTRSTALNKLNRSEESFETIEGALREDPNNAFTHANYGWGLLEKGDHKKALVHFKEALTNDPTFEYAQSGILEAIKAKNPIYRIFLKYSFFMSNLTAKYQWGVIITFYLGFKGLKIIARNNEGLQPYLIPLIIALAFIAFSTWIIAPISNLFLRFNKYGQLLLDKKEKMSSNFVAISLSIFLGGLLLYFTLSDNKMLTIAAFGFTMMLPLGTMFSPSKNKFGLLIYSIALAFIGLTAIGLTFSTGEMFNLMSVVFIFGFVAFQWVANYMLIKEDNL; this is encoded by the coding sequence ATGAAAGAAGAAAAAAGGCTATCTAAAGTTGAAATTCTAATTCAACAGAAAAAGTTTGGTGAAGCAGAAAAACTACTATCTGAACTACTTACAGAAGATTCAAACAACATTCGATTTCTCACTTTGTTGGCAGAGGTTTATTTGCAACAAGATAAATTTGATAATGCAAATAGTATTATTGAAAATTCAATCGGGCTGTCTCCCGATACACCTCATTTGTTTTATATTAAATCTCGAGTTGCTATTCAGCAAGACAAAATAAGCGAAGCTGAGAAGAATATAAATCAAGCTATTGAACTTGACCCTTATGATGCTGATTACTTTGCTTTATTGGCAAACATTAAGTTGGGGCGTAAACAGTTTGAAGAAGCGCTCGACACAGCAAACAGAGCTCTAGAAATAGATTCAGAAAATCTATTGGCATTAAATACAAGAAGCACCGCATTAAATAAACTTAATCGAAGTGAAGAGTCTTTTGAAACAATTGAAGGTGCGTTACGCGAAGACCCCAATAATGCTTTTACTCATGCAAATTATGGTTGGGGTTTACTCGAAAAAGGTGACCATAAAAAAGCATTAGTGCATTTTAAAGAAGCTTTAACAAATGACCCAACTTTTGAATACGCACAATCAGGAATACTTGAAGCAATTAAAGCAAAAAACCCCATTTACAGGATATTCTTGAAGTACTCGTTTTTTATGAGCAATCTAACTGCAAAATATCAGTGGGGAGTTATTATTACATTTTATCTTGGTTTTAAAGGATTAAAAATAATAGCTCGTAATAACGAAGGACTTCAACCCTATTTGATACCGCTAATCATAGCTCTTGCTTTCATTGCTTTTTCAACTTGGATTATAGCACCAATAAGTAATTTGTTTTTGAGATTTAACAAATACGGACAATTACTTCTCGACAAAAAAGAAAAAATGAGTTCAAATTTTGTAGCTATTAGTTTGAGCATATTTTTAGGTGGACTACTTCTTTATTTTACATTATCGGACAATAAAATGTTGACTATTGCTGCCTTTGGTTTTACTATGATGCTGCCATTGGGTACAATGTTCTCTCCCTCAAAGAACAAATTCGGTCTATTGATTTATTCAATTGCTTTGGCTTTCATAGGACTTACAGCAATCGGACTAACTTTTTCAACAGGAGAAATGTTCAACTTAATGTCGGTTGTTTTCATTTTTGGATTTGTAGCATTTCAATGGGTAGCAAACTACATGTTAATAAAAGAGGACAACCTCTAA
- a CDS encoding DMP19 family protein, with product MFKKLGKHNKRIDIKDEIEYLSQLDEYNEIDFENTEIKKQQPTEKSDIDYSDILNQVEEFKNRKVYKNLDLDTLENTEDKKLIQVIFDNLTEKIGSDYENELEIIKSFNIHRQVIYSIWIFNTEIENGGLLQFYENSSGKFSMLAQESLKLIQANESYDLLREANNYFKSFKYTFGKVRSLYDSSFEFTKLNELENKYFKITEKENLEKLQIKYIRENIKYFID from the coding sequence ATGTTTAAAAAATTAGGAAAACATAATAAAAGAATTGACATTAAAGATGAAATAGAATACTTATCTCAATTAGACGAGTATAACGAAATTGATTTTGAAAATACAGAAATTAAAAAACAACAACCTACAGAAAAATCTGATATAGATTATTCAGACATCTTAAACCAAGTCGAAGAATTTAAAAATAGGAAGGTTTACAAAAATTTAGATTTAGATACCCTTGAAAATACTGAAGACAAAAAGTTAATTCAGGTGATTTTTGATAATTTAACTGAAAAAATTGGGTCTGATTATGAGAATGAGTTGGAAATAATCAAATCATTTAATATCCATAGACAAGTAATTTATTCAATCTGGATTTTTAACACTGAAATTGAAAATGGCGGACTTTTACAATTTTACGAGAACTCTAGTGGCAAATTTTCTATGCTTGCTCAAGAAAGTCTTAAATTGATCCAGGCTAATGAATCTTATGATTTATTGAGAGAAGCAAACAATTACTTCAAGAGTTTTAAATATACATTTGGAAAAGTTAGAAGTTTGTATGACAGCTCGTTTGAATTTACCAAATTAAACGAACTTGAAAATAAATATTTTAAAATTACAGAAAAGGAAAATTTGGAAAAATTACAAATTAAGTACATCAGAGAAAACATCAAATATTTTATCGATTAA
- a CDS encoding DUF6563 family protein — MKNALILSIYLSIFHLFGQESNINNAVFINFEQFKDNKPCEVEILNIKDKTDLLLTVKNIDLKCKGFKKINKTIAIRYNQDLYYNMRYNVEFMTKNRFSKLVIKGKYCAFLVDESYPINIQGQAGFNTGGLLGALILGPNGKNKIYYLDIDKGHKTKVLTKTRLRKLLEVDKELLNSFDNEIKENWSAELFLNYLERLNKIYE, encoded by the coding sequence ATGAAAAATGCTTTAATATTATCAATATATCTTTCAATCTTTCATTTATTTGGTCAAGAATCCAATATTAATAATGCTGTTTTTATCAACTTTGAGCAGTTTAAAGATAATAAACCTTGTGAGGTTGAGATACTCAATATAAAAGATAAGACGGATTTATTATTAACAGTAAAAAACATAGATTTAAAATGTAAAGGATTTAAAAAAATAAATAAGACAATTGCTATTAGATACAATCAAGACTTGTATTACAATATGAGATACAATGTAGAGTTTATGACCAAGAATAGGTTTTCCAAGCTTGTTATTAAAGGAAAATACTGTGCATTTCTAGTTGATGAATCTTATCCAATAAATATACAAGGACAAGCAGGATTTAATACAGGAGGATTACTTGGAGCTTTGATACTAGGACCAAATGGAAAAAATAAAATATACTATTTAGATATAGATAAAGGACATAAAACCAAGGTTCTTACTAAAACTAGACTAAGAAAACTTTTAGAGGTTGATAAGGAACTACTTAACTCTTTTGATAATGAAATAAAAGAAAATTGGTCTGCCGAATTATTTTTGAATTATTTAGAACGACTTAACAAAATATATGAGTAA
- a CDS encoding TlpA family protein disulfide reductase, translating to MKNLYFLMSVIFLSSCMKKEKNYAEINIKIDNTKFVEVNNPLEDIYIWDMKKDTIYPNPKNEFLFKKDIVSPEFVIVKIGEKRLKSIIHPDSRIEIVYTDSLLSFKGKNAQEMKLLNQLNRSFFNLNDFSEFRKDTSSLQITQKIERLKNNELIKLTNIRQNETKLVNVLKEEINYFYALKTQKLILNKLSQNKSNKEELTKLFNHTTKTYPLNTSYKNSSWLDYADNILLYKPLYDLESKKTITSDSIQKMIQNDTWYPFQFKIINKFKDSKIAEKVSANFIMKAAKQRRFEKSLIKVFNQFQDLYPRSAYIKYLKPEIKIIESYYKKVLEKIPENVILMKGENISTMKELLNSLKGEKYYIDIWATWCGACKSEFKFNNQLDSLLKSKNYKKLLISLDNINDEDKWKENIKYYELQGQNILASQELQKDLMNNYNVKSIPKYFITNEKGELINKSAPKPSEIDLLDQELY from the coding sequence ATGAAAAACTTATATTTTTTAATGAGTGTAATATTTCTCTCATCATGCATGAAGAAAGAAAAGAATTACGCCGAAATAAATATAAAAATTGATAATACTAAATTTGTAGAAGTCAACAATCCATTAGAAGATATTTACATCTGGGACATGAAAAAAGACACTATATATCCTAATCCAAAAAATGAATTTTTATTTAAAAAAGATATAGTTTCACCAGAATTTGTAATAGTAAAGATAGGAGAAAAACGCTTGAAGTCCATAATTCATCCTGATAGTAGAATTGAAATAGTTTACACTGACTCATTATTATCTTTCAAAGGTAAAAATGCTCAAGAAATGAAATTATTGAATCAACTAAATAGGTCTTTCTTTAACTTAAATGATTTTAGTGAATTTCGAAAGGATACTTCATCCTTACAAATAACTCAAAAAATTGAAAGATTAAAAAATAATGAATTGATTAAACTCACAAACATTAGACAAAATGAAACGAAACTAGTTAATGTTTTAAAAGAAGAAATTAACTATTTCTATGCATTAAAAACACAAAAATTAATTTTAAATAAACTCTCTCAAAATAAATCAAATAAAGAAGAGTTGACCAAGCTATTTAACCATACAACTAAAACCTATCCTTTAAACACCTCCTATAAAAATAGCAGCTGGCTAGATTATGCAGATAATATTTTGTTATACAAACCTTTATACGACTTAGAATCTAAAAAAACAATTACTTCTGATTCAATTCAAAAAATGATTCAAAATGACACATGGTATCCGTTTCAATTTAAAATTATAAACAAATTCAAAGATTCTAAAATTGCAGAAAAAGTATCTGCTAATTTTATTATGAAAGCTGCTAAACAAAGACGTTTTGAAAAAAGCTTAATTAAAGTGTTCAATCAATTCCAAGATCTATATCCTAGAAGCGCATATATTAAGTATTTAAAACCTGAAATTAAAATTATAGAAAGCTACTATAAAAAAGTTTTAGAGAAAATACCAGAAAACGTTATACTCATGAAAGGTGAAAATATTTCAACAATGAAAGAACTTTTAAACAGCTTGAAGGGTGAAAAATATTATATAGATATTTGGGCTACTTGGTGTGGTGCTTGTAAGTCTGAGTTTAAGTTCAATAATCAATTAGATAGTTTATTGAAATCAAAAAATTATAAAAAACTTCTAATTTCATTAGACAATATTAACGACGAGGATAAATGGAAGGAAAATATCAAATACTATGAGCTTCAAGGACAAAATATACTAGCTTCACAAGAATTACAGAAAGACTTAATGAATAATTATAATGTAAAAAGTATTCCAAAATATTTTATAACTAATGAAAAAGGTGAATTAATAAATAAGAGTGCTCCAAAACCAAGTGAGATTGATCTATTGGATCAAGAACTTTATTGA
- a CDS encoding TlpA family protein disulfide reductase — protein sequence MKKIILLFLIISLSCNSSHKDDLNTNSITTSRIKLFEETEDQIKKFREDSQKYWDKNDSENALKYSDSIKQLIIKSYISSYEFKTMRNIKYKTKNRNKPLFLQVTASWCAPCKFEISSLNKIAEKYSDKVDFVLLFWDNQKELKTFANSYNENIHLVPSERKEKEPTTINISGFKHITGYPTNYLISKDNQIINYSTGAAAPMTYVDETGTKHSISKDQANKENFNRLESEIKELLKKSETKK from the coding sequence ATGAAAAAAATTATCCTATTATTTCTAATAATCTCTTTGTCTTGTAACTCAAGCCATAAAGATGATTTAAATACTAATTCTATAACAACTAGTCGAATAAAGCTTTTTGAAGAAACAGAAGATCAAATAAAAAAATTCCGTGAAGATTCTCAAAAGTATTGGGATAAAAATGATAGTGAAAACGCTCTAAAATATAGTGACTCCATTAAACAACTAATAATTAAAAGCTACATTTCAAGTTATGAATTTAAAACAATGCGTAACATAAAATATAAAACTAAAAACAGAAACAAACCGCTTTTCTTACAAGTAACGGCTTCTTGGTGTGCTCCCTGTAAATTTGAAATTTCTTCTTTGAACAAAATAGCCGAAAAATATAGCGACAAAGTAGATTTTGTACTGTTATTTTGGGATAATCAAAAAGAACTAAAAACTTTTGCTAATAGTTATAACGAAAATATTCATTTAGTGCCTTCCGAAAGAAAAGAAAAAGAACCAACTACAATTAATATTTCAGGTTTTAAACACATAACAGGATATCCAACAAATTATTTAATATCAAAAGATAATCAAATTATTAATTATTCTACTGGAGCTGCTGCACCTATGACTTATGTAGATGAAACTGGGACAAAACACTCTATATCTAAAGATCAAGCAAATAAAGAAAACTTCAACAGATTAGAATCTGAAATAAAAGAGCTATTAAAAAAATCAGAAACTAAAAAATAG